A genome region from Novosphingobium sp. G106 includes the following:
- a CDS encoding Dps family protein, whose protein sequence is MAINIGLSHEERENISNGLSRLLADSYTLYLMTHSFHWNVTGPMFNTLHLMFMQQYTEQWTALDLIAERIRALGFPAPGTYKEFAALASIQEVDGVPKAMEMVRHLVDAQEATARTARQLFPTVGAANDQPTADLLTQRLDVHEKTAWMLRSLLEE, encoded by the coding sequence ATGGCCATCAATATAGGACTCTCCCACGAGGAGCGCGAGAATATCAGCAACGGATTGTCACGGCTGCTAGCTGACAGTTACACGCTCTATCTCATGACCCACAGCTTCCACTGGAACGTCACGGGCCCAATGTTCAACACATTGCATCTCATGTTTATGCAGCAGTACACTGAGCAATGGACGGCACTGGATTTGATCGCTGAAAGGATCCGTGCTCTCGGCTTCCCCGCCCCGGGCACTTACAAAGAATTTGCGGCACTCGCTTCGATTCAAGAGGTAGATGGAGTGCCCAAAGCGATGGAGATGGTGCGGCACCTCGTCGACGCGCAAGAAGCAACGGCACGCACGGCCCGCCAATTATTCCCGACGGTGGGAGCCGCAAACGATCAACCCACAGCGGACCTTCTAACCCAGCGCCTAGATGTCCACGAGAAAACAGCTTGGATGCTGCGCAGCCTGCTGGAAGAGTGA
- a CDS encoding DUF6527 family protein, whose amino-acid sequence MQKHRPCWRVRWDWLRRATIIPSVRQTAGSFAHFWVRSGVAQVCADSGIPLPNRWGNRQSSGATPI is encoded by the coding sequence ATGCAGAAACACCGCCCCTGTTGGCGGGTCCGCTGGGATTGGCTCCGGCGAGCAACCATAATTCCATCGGTTCGACAGACAGCGGGTTCATTCGCGCATTTTTGGGTCCGGAGCGGAGTTGCTCAAGTTTGCGCCGACAGCGGCATCCCGTTGCCCAACCGTTGGGGCAACCGCCAGTCCAGCGGCGCTACGCCGATCTAA
- a CDS encoding GNAT family N-acetyltransferase has product MRDGTRIAEHTIVPPELAGRGVAAALVDALISDAREHEFKIEPRCSYVGAAFKIHPDWNDVLAGEHFRVHRLSR; this is encoded by the coding sequence ATGCGCGATGGGACAAGGATCGCTGAGCACACCATCGTACCGCCGGAGCTCGCAGGTCGGGGTGTCGCCGCTGCGCTCGTCGATGCCCTGATATCCGATGCCCGCGAGCACGAGTTCAAGATCGAACCGCGATGCTCCTACGTAGGGGCCGCCTTCAAGATACATCCGGACTGGAACGATGTCCTGGCCGGCGAGCATTTTAGGGTGCATCGTCTGAGCCGATAA
- a CDS encoding DUF1971 domain-containing protein, translating to MDEPYRSTPVFNETNLPAALRARHATKVGVWGMVRVLEGKVKLTYLEPPSELLLDSDTPGPLLPEQPHFVEPIGAMKMRVDFYSEPPGG from the coding sequence ATGGACGAGCCCTATCGCTCAACCCCAGTGTTCAACGAGACCAACCTCCCTGCGGCGCTGCGTGCCCGACACGCAACCAAGGTCGGGGTCTGGGGCATGGTTCGCGTGCTCGAAGGCAAAGTGAAACTTACCTATCTTGAGCCTCCTTCCGAACTTCTGCTCGATTCCGATACCCCGGGACCATTGCTTCCCGAACAGCCCCATTTTGTCGAACCGATCGGTGCGATGAAGATGCGGGTCGATTTTTACAGTGAACCGCCCGGCGGCTGA
- the rnk gene encoding nucleoside diphosphate kinase regulator, producing MTTLKASRRPPIHMIDTEAEALTDLAIAAEDRAPQASDLLLNEIARATTHSAARIPRNVVTMHATVQFVDEASGKDYSYQLAYPGEADISAGRISVLTPVGAGLIGLREGQSILWPDREGHERELKVVTVSQAINTADRLAPPLSR from the coding sequence ATGACCACCCTGAAGGCGAGCCGTCGGCCGCCAATTCACATGATCGATACGGAAGCCGAAGCGCTGACCGATTTGGCGATAGCTGCCGAGGATCGCGCACCGCAAGCGAGCGACCTGCTGCTCAATGAAATCGCCCGCGCAACGACCCATTCGGCCGCCCGGATTCCGCGCAATGTCGTTACGATGCACGCCACTGTGCAGTTCGTGGATGAAGCCAGCGGCAAGGATTACAGCTACCAGCTTGCCTACCCTGGCGAAGCCGATATTTCCGCGGGCCGAATCTCGGTCCTCACACCAGTTGGCGCAGGCCTCATCGGGCTGCGTGAAGGACAGTCGATTCTCTGGCCTGATCGTGAGGGGCACGAACGCGAACTGAAGGTCGTGACAGTCTCGCAAGCGATTAACACCGCTGATAGGCTCGCTCCTCCGCTAAGCAGATAG
- a CDS encoding helix-turn-helix domain-containing protein, translating to MPAMNNSFKLTGRLIAAARALVGVGRADFASAAGISVAALQQIERGGSAWIGSDPEVEAIARALEYFGVIVVDESDGMGKGVRLKFTRQDVRQIARLEGEGGIIGSDDAP from the coding sequence ATGCCGGCCATGAACAATAGCTTTAAGCTCACAGGCCGTCTGATCGCTGCGGCGCGCGCCCTCGTAGGCGTGGGCCGGGCGGACTTCGCGAGCGCCGCGGGCATATCAGTTGCCGCTCTGCAGCAGATCGAGCGCGGCGGGAGCGCTTGGATCGGATCAGATCCGGAGGTTGAGGCGATAGCTCGCGCGCTCGAATACTTTGGCGTGATTGTCGTCGACGAATCCGACGGTATGGGAAAGGGCGTCAGACTGAAATTCACGCGCCAGGACGTGCGGCAGATTGCGCGATTGGAAGGCGAAGGCGGTATTATCGGCTCAGACGATGCACCCTAA
- a CDS encoding universal stress protein: MYKHLLIATDDSDVGEKGVEHGLSLAKALGARATIITVTEPFPITGGEFALVPGEALLGSYEASQRERATATLTAVKASADRVGIAVETLHVADAQPAEAILATAKSLNCDLIIMGSHGRRGLGRLILGSKTYEVVSHGHIPVLVVR; this comes from the coding sequence ATGTACAAACACCTTCTTATCGCAACCGATGACTCAGACGTGGGCGAAAAAGGTGTGGAGCACGGGCTCTCGCTGGCTAAGGCCCTCGGCGCTCGCGCTACGATAATCACTGTGACCGAGCCGTTTCCAATTACCGGTGGAGAGTTCGCCCTTGTCCCAGGCGAGGCACTGTTGGGCAGTTATGAAGCTTCTCAACGCGAGAGGGCAACCGCGACATTGACTGCGGTGAAGGCGTCGGCCGATCGGGTAGGCATCGCGGTCGAGACATTGCACGTCGCAGATGCCCAGCCCGCGGAAGCGATCCTTGCAACCGCGAAGTCACTTAATTGCGATCTCATCATCATGGGGTCACACGGCCGTAGAGGTTTGGGACGCCTGATACTAGGCAGCAAGACCTACGAAGTGGTATCGCATGGCCATATTCCAGTTCTTGTAGTGCGATAA
- a CDS encoding group III truncated hemoglobin, producing MNRSRSVDDGNGITEEALKRLVSLFYERVREDESLGPIFNDAIENWPEHLDKLVTFWSSVMLTTGRYKGNPVAAHLKHRTRISRELFQRWLALWSSTTTEVLEPGAAAAMQSKAARIAESLQLALFFKLDLKTKPDRAAA from the coding sequence ATGAATAGGAGTCGGTCGGTGGACGACGGGAATGGGATCACGGAGGAAGCCCTTAAGCGGCTGGTCTCCCTGTTCTACGAGCGCGTCCGCGAAGATGAATCGCTGGGTCCGATCTTCAACGATGCGATCGAAAACTGGCCTGAACATCTCGACAAGCTAGTTACCTTCTGGTCGTCGGTGATGTTGACCACTGGCCGCTACAAGGGCAACCCCGTGGCCGCGCATCTAAAGCACCGGACGCGCATAAGTCGCGAGTTGTTCCAGCGCTGGCTGGCGCTTTGGAGCAGCACCACGACCGAGGTGTTGGAGCCCGGTGCGGCCGCTGCGATGCAGAGCAAGGCCGCGCGGATCGCAGAAAGCCTGCAACTGGCGCTCTTCTTCAAGCTCGATCTAAAAACCAAACCAGACCGCGCGGCGGCCTGA
- a CDS encoding slipin family protein produces MLIAVAALLVLVVLLLLSAIRILREYERGVVFTLGRFSGVKGPGLILLVPLIQQLVRMDLRTIVHSVPTQDVISKDNVSVKVNAVIYFRVVDPERATIQVENFMQATSELAQTTLRSVLGKHELDELLAERDRLNADVQEILDAQTDAWGIKVANVEIKHVDIDESMVRAIARQAEAERERRAKVINAEGEQQAAQKLVEAAQILSRDAGAMQLRYLSTLNVIANERSNTIVFPFPVKLDELLATIAGRAAQPVS; encoded by the coding sequence GTGCTGATCGCGGTGGCCGCTCTTCTCGTCCTGGTTGTTCTCCTCCTCCTCAGCGCGATCCGGATATTACGCGAATATGAGCGCGGCGTGGTCTTCACGCTCGGCCGCTTTTCCGGCGTCAAAGGCCCGGGCCTCATCCTGCTGGTGCCACTGATCCAGCAACTGGTGCGCATGGATTTGCGAACCATCGTCCACAGCGTGCCCACTCAGGATGTCATTTCGAAGGACAACGTCTCGGTTAAGGTCAACGCCGTCATCTACTTCCGGGTCGTGGATCCCGAACGTGCAACGATCCAGGTCGAAAACTTCATGCAGGCTACCAGCGAGCTCGCCCAGACCACCCTGAGGTCGGTCCTCGGCAAGCACGAACTCGACGAACTCCTTGCCGAGCGGGATCGCCTGAACGCCGACGTCCAGGAAATCCTCGACGCGCAGACCGATGCCTGGGGCATCAAGGTCGCCAACGTCGAGATCAAACATGTCGACATCGACGAATCGATGGTCCGGGCGATTGCCAGGCAGGCAGAAGCAGAGCGCGAACGCCGGGCAAAGGTGATCAACGCCGAAGGCGAGCAGCAGGCGGCACAGAAGCTGGTCGAGGCCGCGCAGATCCTCAGCCGCGACGCCGGCGCGATGCAGCTACGCTATCTTTCGACCCTGAACGTGATCGCAAACGAGCGCAGCAACACGATCGTATTTCCCTTTCCGGTCAAACTGGACGAATTGCTGGCCACCATCGCTGGCCGTGCGGCGCAGCCGGTATCATGA
- a CDS encoding NfeD family protein has product MLNVILPLSTSAIILIAIGMLLIASELSSPSHGIVALLGLSGVIGGAAILYHPEAAAMISAPAVLIAGLTALVAAGLLMVMGLSARRRRIRTGTEALLGMTGPVLSWSGDCGHVLVHGERWRAKGGQLTPGGHARVTGIDGLTLHVEGARNDGATR; this is encoded by the coding sequence ATGCTGAATGTAATTCTTCCGCTCAGTACAAGCGCGATCATTCTGATCGCCATCGGCATGCTGTTGATCGCAAGCGAACTTTCATCTCCTTCGCACGGAATTGTCGCGCTGCTCGGCCTCAGCGGGGTCATCGGCGGCGCGGCGATCCTCTACCATCCAGAAGCGGCCGCGATGATCAGCGCACCAGCTGTCCTGATTGCCGGACTGACCGCGCTCGTTGCCGCCGGACTGTTGATGGTGATGGGCCTATCGGCGCGGCGGCGGCGAATCCGCACAGGCACCGAAGCCTTGCTCGGCATGACCGGACCCGTTCTGAGCTGGAGCGGAGACTGCGGCCATGTTCTTGTTCATGGCGAACGCTGGCGCGCGAAGGGCGGCCAGCTGACCCCCGGCGGCCACGCAAGAGTAACCGGTATCGACGGGCTCACTTTGCACGTTGAGGGCGCCCGAAACGATGGGGCAACGCGGTGA
- a CDS encoding cupin, giving the protein MIMALHHAQHGEIVHLSDLGVGGDDAHTTALVKTEAFEAIHLIVHAGAVIPPHHVAGQATLHCLRGRVSVLLGAATAVLRASDWMYLDGGEEHGIEGIEDAALLLTILFEHPTVSTVS; this is encoded by the coding sequence TTGATCATGGCACTTCATCACGCGCAGCACGGCGAGATCGTACATCTCTCAGACTTAGGTGTGGGCGGAGATGATGCCCACACGACCGCCCTCGTCAAAACCGAGGCCTTTGAGGCCATCCACCTCATCGTTCACGCTGGCGCCGTAATCCCGCCGCACCATGTTGCCGGACAGGCTACGCTCCACTGTCTGCGTGGCAGAGTGTCTGTATTGCTCGGAGCCGCGACGGCTGTCTTGCGGGCGAGCGACTGGATGTATCTCGATGGCGGCGAGGAGCATGGCATCGAAGGCATTGAAGATGCAGCCTTGCTGCTCACCATATTATTCGAGCATCCAACCGTCTCAACTGTAAGCTGA
- a CDS encoding Rrf2 family transcriptional regulator, with the protein MLGDCTRLTRYTDYALRVLIYLGARADGLSSIAEISRAYDISQNNLMKVVNDLVNAGYLASARGRFGGIKLARLAVEINVGAVVRHTEDGFDLVDCGECIIAPDCGMTGALRQALAAFLNVLDGYTLADLITKTGRT; encoded by the coding sequence ATGCTAGGAGATTGCACGCGGCTCACGCGCTACACGGACTACGCCCTGCGCGTGCTCATTTACCTTGGCGCGCGGGCCGATGGGTTGAGCTCCATCGCGGAGATATCGCGCGCCTATGACATTTCGCAGAATAACCTGATGAAAGTGGTCAACGATCTGGTGAATGCCGGTTATCTGGCCAGTGCACGCGGCCGCTTTGGCGGCATCAAGCTCGCCAGGCTGGCAGTGGAAATCAATGTGGGCGCGGTCGTACGGCACACCGAGGACGGTTTCGACTTGGTCGATTGCGGTGAGTGCATCATCGCCCCGGATTGCGGGATGACCGGCGCTTTGCGGCAGGCGCTGGCCGCGTTTCTAAACGTGCTGGACGGTTACACGCTGGCAGATCTCATCACAAAAACCGGCAGAACTTGA
- a CDS encoding alternative oxidase, whose amino-acid sequence MPIAPYVDLSIHCKPRGLSDRIALAFTKVLRFTADTFFAKRYGHRAIVLETVAAVPGMVGATLTHLRCLRRMCDDKGWIRTLMEEAENERMHLMTFIEVAKPTMFERLVILAVQWVFYLAFFTLYLLSAKTAHRVVGYFEEEAVISYTLYLAELDEGRSPNGPAPAIARHYWKLADDATLRDVVLLVRADEAHHRDINHGFANELAGLPVNHAAVAPYPDHADDIRLAA is encoded by the coding sequence ATGCCAATCGCTCCCTATGTTGATCTCAGCATCCACTGCAAACCGCGCGGTCTGTCTGATCGCATCGCGCTGGCCTTCACCAAGGTATTGCGGTTCACGGCCGACACATTTTTTGCCAAGCGCTACGGCCACCGGGCCATCGTGCTTGAGACTGTAGCGGCCGTGCCGGGCATGGTCGGCGCAACGTTGACGCATCTGCGTTGCCTGCGGCGCATGTGCGATGACAAAGGTTGGATCCGCACCTTGATGGAGGAAGCGGAGAACGAGCGGATGCACCTGATGACCTTCATCGAGGTGGCCAAGCCGACTATGTTCGAGCGGCTCGTGATTCTGGCCGTTCAGTGGGTCTTCTACCTCGCCTTCTTCACGCTCTATCTGCTCAGCGCCAAGACCGCACACCGCGTGGTCGGATATTTCGAGGAAGAAGCGGTGATCAGCTACACGCTCTATCTCGCCGAACTTGACGAGGGCCGGTCCCCCAATGGCCCGGCACCAGCAATCGCGCGGCACTATTGGAAGCTTGCAGACGATGCGACCTTGCGCGACGTGGTGCTCCTGGTCCGCGCCGATGAGGCGCATCACCGCGATATTAATCATGGTTTCGCAAACGAACTCGCTGGTTTGCCGGTCAACCATGCGGCCGTGGCGCCCTATCCTGACCACGCCGACGACATTCGGTTGGCAGCCTGA
- a CDS encoding cbb3-type cytochrome c oxidase subunit I: MQTLVGGAVAHYRADPGSFYGFQLESIFPSNLMRIWHLQTAIFWIATAYAAAALFLGRSLRSDEPRWLPAAIHLLFAAFVIVIGASLLGEWAGISGWLDDWWFLFGNQGWEYLEIGRFWQYLLVVGLLGWFALLWWISRPSQNTNVHARPIARMFLLGALAIPVFYVPALFFGAKTNFTVVDTWRFWIIHLWVEGFFEFFATTVVALMLFQLGLTGRNTALRVIYLDAILYFLGGLMGTGHHWYFSGQTQINMAASALFSALEVVPLTLLTLDAWDFVRTTRGETGQNGSASALSHKWTFYFLMAVGFWNFLGAGVFGFMINLPIVSYYEVGTILTPNHGHAAMMGVFGMLALALMVFVLRQTTDLERWPDIEKYIRVGFWGSNIGLASMVVFSLFPSGVLQVWDVVQHGYWHARSIDYTGSAIARQLEWMRLPGDLIFIVFGAIPLSIATFKAYWMVRAASFAGSGMK, from the coding sequence ATGCAGACGCTCGTAGGTGGTGCGGTTGCGCATTATCGCGCCGATCCGGGAAGTTTCTACGGCTTCCAGCTCGAGAGTATCTTTCCGAGCAACCTGATGCGCATCTGGCACTTGCAGACCGCAATCTTCTGGATCGCGACGGCCTATGCGGCAGCCGCGCTGTTTCTTGGCCGCTCGCTCCGGTCCGATGAGCCCCGCTGGCTGCCTGCAGCCATTCATCTTCTGTTCGCGGCTTTCGTTATCGTCATCGGCGCCAGCCTTCTTGGCGAATGGGCGGGTATATCTGGATGGCTTGACGACTGGTGGTTCCTGTTCGGCAACCAGGGCTGGGAATATCTCGAGATCGGCCGGTTCTGGCAGTATCTGCTTGTTGTGGGATTACTGGGGTGGTTCGCCCTGCTCTGGTGGATTTCGCGGCCCAGCCAGAACACCAACGTCCATGCACGGCCGATCGCCCGGATGTTCCTGCTCGGCGCGCTGGCCATTCCCGTTTTCTACGTTCCCGCCCTGTTTTTTGGCGCAAAGACCAACTTTACCGTGGTCGACACCTGGCGCTTCTGGATCATTCATCTGTGGGTTGAGGGCTTCTTCGAATTCTTCGCAACCACCGTGGTCGCGCTGATGTTGTTCCAGCTAGGCCTCACGGGCCGGAACACCGCACTGCGCGTCATTTATCTTGACGCGATCCTCTATTTCCTAGGCGGCCTGATGGGGACTGGCCATCACTGGTACTTCTCGGGTCAGACCCAGATCAATATGGCGGCATCGGCGCTGTTCTCTGCGCTGGAAGTGGTGCCCCTGACATTGCTGACGCTCGACGCATGGGATTTTGTCCGCACGACACGCGGCGAAACCGGCCAAAATGGCAGCGCATCGGCGCTGTCCCACAAGTGGACCTTTTATTTCCTCATGGCGGTGGGGTTCTGGAATTTCCTCGGCGCCGGCGTTTTCGGATTTATGATCAATCTGCCGATCGTGAGCTATTATGAGGTTGGAACGATCCTGACTCCCAATCACGGCCACGCCGCCATGATGGGCGTCTTCGGAATGCTTGCGCTGGCCTTGATGGTGTTTGTGCTGCGTCAAACGACTGACTTGGAGCGCTGGCCAGACATCGAAAAATATATCCGCGTCGGATTCTGGGGGAGCAACATCGGACTCGCCTCAATGGTGGTCTTCAGCTTGTTTCCTTCTGGAGTTCTGCAGGTTTGGGATGTGGTGCAGCATGGCTATTGGCACGCACGCAGCATCGACTACACCGGCAGCGCAATCGCACGGCAGCTCGAATGGATGCGCCTACCTGGCGACCTGATCTTCATCGTTTTTGGCGCGATCCCACTGAGCATAGCCACCTTCAAAGCCTATTGGATGGTTCGTGCTGCATCATTTGCAGGGAGTGGAATGAAATGA